The Actinomadura graeca nucleotide sequence CGTGACGATCGCGACGACCCGGTGGTCGGCGTCCCGCAGCGATCCGAGCGCCATCAGCGGCCGCCTCCCGCGAGCATCGCCTTGAGCCTGGCGAGGTCGGGCCCGGACGGCCGTCCCGCGCCCGGCGACCTCGGCAGCCGCATCGGGAACGGGCACGGCCCCTGGGCGAGGTTGATGCACAGCGCGTTGGACCGCAGGAAGTGGCCGCCGTTCGCGGAGGCGAACAGCTGCCGCAGCGTCAGGGGAAGGTTCCGCACCATCCGCTCCAGCCGGTCGACGTTCAGCCGGAACGTCCCGCTGAGCCGCGCGAGGTTGGCGATGATGCGGGCGAGCTGCGCGTCGTTCCCGCCGAGCACCCGGTCGAGGTTCGTGGTGACACCGGAGATCTCCACGACGGCGTCCTCCAGCAGCCGCCGGTTGCCCGCGAACACCCGGCTCAGCGACTCCAGGTTCGTGACGCTGTCGGCGATCTGCCGGTCCCGCGTGGCGACCGCGCGGCCGATCGTCTCGTAGTCGCCGATCATTTTCCGGATCGTCTCGCGGCGCGCCGCGAAGGTCCGGAGGAGCGCGTCGAGGTCGTCGGTGAGCCGCCCGATGTTCCGCTCGTTGCCGTCCAGCGCCTGCGAGAACGCGAGGAGGATCCTGTTGATCTGGTCCGGGTCGAGGTTGCGGGTGAGCGGGCCGAGGCTGTCGACGATGTCGCCGAGGTCCACCGCCGAGCGGGTGCGCGGGACGCGGCCGCCGTCGCCGAGCCTGCCCCGGCTCCGTCCCGGCTCCAGGTACACGACCCGCCGGCCCATGACGTCGCGCCAGCGGATCGCCGCGGTGGAGTCGTCGGGCAGCCGGACGCCGTCGTCGACGTCCATCCGCACGACGGCCCTGCCGAGGACGACCTCGATGCCGCTCACCCGCCCGACCGGGGCGCCCGCGACCTTCACCGCGTCGCCCTCGACGAGCCCGGTGACGTCGTCGAACGTCGCGGTCAGCCGGTACCGGCCGTGGAAGGCGGTGCCGAGGATCTGCTGGCCGATGAAGAAGGTGAGCAGCCCGGTCACCGCCACGAACGCCAGGAACTTCAGGAGCGTCGGGTACCCGGGTCCGCGCGCGGACCCCGCGCCCGCACGCGGGCTCACCGCGGGCCTCCGGGCGGGGACGGGCACACGTCGACGAAGATCTCGCACAGCCCCAGCGGCAGCGTGCTGACGACCTGCGCGATCAGCGTGCCCTCCGGGCCGGACACGCGGATGATCCGTGCGAGCAGTGCGAAGAAGCCGTTCAGGCCGTCCAGCAGGACGGGGATGTCGCGGCGGCGGCCGTTCAGCACCGCCGCCGCGTCGCCCGCGCCGTCGATGATCCTGCCGAGGTCCGCGCCCTCCCGCCGGAGGGTGCCGCCGACCCGCTCGCCCAGCTCAGCGGACCGGTCGAGCAGCCGGCCGACCTGGTCGGGCCTCGCGGTGATGACGGCCGAGAGCCGGTTGAAGTCGGCGGTGAGCCGGGTGAGGGTGCCGCCGCGGTCGGCGAGCGTGCCGGACAGGCCGTTGATGTCGTCCAGCAGCGCCCGGATCGCCTGCCGGTCGCGCCACGTCGCGTCGACGACGACGGCGCCGTTGTCGACGGTGCGTCGCAGCGCGGGACCCTGCCCGGAGAGGCCGGCCGCGAAGACGCGCAGGACCGTGGCCACGTCGTCGGGGTCGATGGCCCTGGTCAGGCGGTAGGCGGGCCAGGCCGCGTCGGACGGCTCCCGGGGGTCGCGCGTGCGGGCGACGTGCCCGCCGTCCCGGAGGAACGGGCCGGTCGCCTCGTCTTCGCCGAGGTCCAGCGCGAGGTCCTTCGGCCCGAACACCGACACCGGCTCGATGGTCGCGACGGTCGTGCCCGGGATCCGCACGCCCCGGTCGAGCCGGAACCGGACGGTGACGCGTCCGTCCCGCCCGAGCCGCAGCGCGTCGACGGCGCCGACCGCGATGCCGCGGATCTTCACGTCCGACCTGCCGGGGTCCAGGCCCTGGCCGGCCCGTCCGAACGTCGCGTCGTAGTGGGTCGAGCCGGGGTGCGACGGCGCCGCGCCGACCGCGACGAGGGCCGCGGCGGCGGCGATGACCCCGGTGCCGGCCAGCCCGAAGAGCAGCCGGGCCCGCGCGGAGATCGTCTCGTCGCTCATCCGGTCAGCCCCGCCGTGCCGCCGTGACCCCAGAAGACGTAGGACAGGACGAGGTTCATCAAGATCATCAGGATGGTGGACTCCCGGATCGCGCGTCCCGCTGCGACGCCCACGCCGACCGGGCCGCCCGAGGCGTAGAAGCCGCGGTAGCAGTGGACGAACATGACGATGAACGCGAACACCGCGACCTTGACGACGCTGTAGAACACGTCGATCGGCGGCAGGTAGAGGTGGAAGTAGTAGTCGTAGACGCCGGGCGAGAGCCCGAAGTACCGGATCGTGATGAACCGGGTGGCGAAGAACGCCATGAACAGCGACACCAGGTAGAGCGGCACCAGCGCGACGACCCCGGCGGCGACCCGCGTGCACACCAGGTACGCCAGCGAATTGACGCCCATGACCTCCAGCGCGTCGATCTCCTCGGAGATCCGCATCGCGCCGATCTCCGCGGTGAACCCGGTGCCGACCTGCGCGACCAGCGCCACCCCCGCGATGATCGGGGTGACCTCGCGGACGTTGGAGTAGCTCGCGACGAGCCCGGTGAACGCCTCCGCGCCGATGCGCTCCAGCCCGGGATAGCCCTGGAGCCCCACCATCGCGCCGGTGGCCAGCGACATCGTGGCGATCACGAAGATCATCCCGCCGCCGATCACCAGCGCGCCCACGCCCACCGTGATGTCGCTGACCTGCCGGGCGAGGGTCCGGCCGTACCTGCGCCGGATGATGATGTCGACCAGCAGGTGGTACAGGACACGGCCGAGGAAGACCGGCAGGCCGGTGGACGCGGTGAGGCCCGCGGCCCGGCCCCGCAGGGCGCGGCCCAGCATGCGGGCGGGGGCGGAGGCGGCCATCACGACCTCGGCGGGACCAGGACCTGGTAGATCATCGTGAGGACGTAGTTCACGGCGAACACGACGACCGAGGTGACCACCACCGCCCGGTTGACCGCGCGGCCCACGCCGACGGGCCCGTGGCCGCAGGTCATACCCGTGTGGCAGGCGACGGCGGCGGCGATGAAGCCGAACACCCACGCCTTGAACAGCGTGATCAGCAGGTCCGGGAACCGGAGCAGCGCGGTGGCGCCGTCGAAGAACGCGCCGGGGCTGACGCCTTGCCCGATGACGTTGAAGTAGTAGCCGCCGAGCACGCCCGCCATGATCACCACCGGGCAGAGCAGCGCGGAGACGGTGCTGGCGGCCCACAGCCGTGGCGTGACCAGGCGGTGGACCGGGTTGATGCCCATGACCTCCAGGGCGGCGAGCTCGTCGCGGATGTTGCGGGCGCCCATGTCGGACGTGATCGCCGAGCCCCCGACGCCGGAGACCAGGAGCGCGGCGGCGAGCGGCGCCACCTGCTGGACCATGGCGGCGACCAGGAGCGCGCCGGTGCCCGACTGCGCGCCGAGCTGCCGGGCGATGTCGCCGACCTGGAGGGAGATGGTGGCGCCGAGCGGGACCGCGATGAGCATCACCGGGAGGCCCGTCACCCGCACCAGGAACCAGCACTGCCCGACGAACTCGCCCCACCACCGTCGCACGTCCCAGGTCCGGCGTAACCCTTCGAGGAAGGTGACGCACAGCAGGCCGGTCTCGTCGAGCGAGCGCTCGACCCGTCTGCGCGCCAGGCCCGGGGCCCTGGCCAGGCTCGGCATCATCAGCCGGGGACCTCCCCGGCGAGGGTGGGGCGAAGGGCCATTCCAGCCTCCTCCGTGCTCGGACGTCGGCCCTCATCCGATCGATCACACGCGGCCCCGGCCGCCCTCCCGGCGACACCGGCCCCACGTGTGATCTGGAGCACTCTAGGGCAGGAAGCTCTAAAAAGCGAGTACTTACATCGTTCCTTTCCGCGGTTACGATCATCACGTGCACACCCAGGCTCGACACGACACCGGCGCGGACACGGCAGGCAGCGTGGACCCGCTGGTCACAGGCATCAGGGACCGCTGGGAAGGGCAGGGCCTGCCGGGCGGGCCGTGGCCGTTCATGGCGATCTGCTCGGTCGGGCGGCTCCAGCAGCTTCTCAAGAAGGGGCTGGACGCCGAGCTGGAAAGGCTCGGTCTAGGCCGCACCGGGTACTTCCTTCTCACCACCCTCGCCCTCACCGCGAACGGGCACGCCCGGCTGAGCACCCTTGCCCGGATCCTGATGATGCATCCGACGACGGTGAAGCTCACCGTCGACCAGCTGGAGGCGGCGGGGCTCGTCACCCGCGCCCGGCACCCCCGCGACCGCCGCGCGACCCTCGTCGCCATCACCCCCGGCGGGCGCGAACGCGCGGGTGCGGCGAACGAGGCCCTCGAAGCGCCGGACGGCGCGCTCGCCGGGCTCGGCGGCATGTACCGCGCGCTGTTCGAGGCGCTCCAGCCGGCGAGGCTGGCGGCCGGCGACGTGGAGCTCTAGAATCCGGGCCCCGGACGTGCCGGAGCGTGAACCACGGGCCACCTGGCGCACGTACATCGTCCGAGACGACACCAATCCCGGCCGATAAGGCAGTCTTCTCCTATGCCACAGAGCCACGGCACACGCGGTCGACCCCCGGCCCCCTCGAAGCGCACCCGTTCCGATCGGCGAGGATCCGGACGGAGGCGGAGCGGGGAACGCGCCCGGACGGGACGCGGCGACGGCCGGGTGCCGCCCCCGCGTTCGGCGTCCGGCTCCGGTGATCCGCCCGATCCGTACGGCCCGCACGCGTCGCGCGACCCGTACGGGGGCGGGCCCCCGCCCGTCCCGCGGCGGCGGCTGCGGCGGGTGCTCACCAGCAACGTCACCATCACCATCGTCGCCATCTGCGGGCTCGCGGCGGCGCTCGTCCTGGTGGACTTGAACCGGATGGGCGGGACCAACGAGCCGCCGAAGATGGCCGCGGAGGGCCTGTCCGCCAACGACATGCTGGCGAAGCTGACCGGCTCCGACATGGACCCGATCGCGGCGGACTCGATCGCGGCCGCCAAGAAGCGCGCCTACGAGCAGCACGTCCGCGAGCTCAAGGCACTGAAGGAGAAGGCCAAGCGCGACGCGGCGGCGCGCGCCAAGCTCAAGGCCGAGCAGGAACGCGAGCGGCTCGCCAAGTCCAACCCCAGCGCCGGGCAGAACAAGGCGTACGGCAAGAAGATGAACGCGCTCAAGGGCTGGGGCCGCTGCTGGCCGTCCCTGCTGACGCTCTGGAACCACGAGAGCGGCTGGAACGAGCGGGCCGTCAACCCCTCCAGCGGCGCGTACGGCATCCCACAGGCACTGCCCGGCTCCAAGCTGGCCAGCGCCGGCGCGGACTGGCGCACCAGTTCCCCCACCCAGATCGCCTGGGGCCTCGGCTACATCAAGGCCCGCTACAAGGACCCGTGCGGCGCCTGGTCCTGGTGGCAGGCGCACAACTGGTACTGAGCCGCCGGCCGGTGCCGGGCGGC carries:
- a CDS encoding MCE family protein — its product is MSPRAGAGSARGPGYPTLLKFLAFVAVTGLLTFFIGQQILGTAFHGRYRLTATFDDVTGLVEGDAVKVAGAPVGRVSGIEVVLGRAVVRMDVDDGVRLPDDSTAAIRWRDVMGRRVVYLEPGRSRGRLGDGGRVPRTRSAVDLGDIVDSLGPLTRNLDPDQINRILLAFSQALDGNERNIGRLTDDLDALLRTFAARRETIRKMIGDYETIGRAVATRDRQIADSVTNLESLSRVFAGNRRLLEDAVVEISGVTTNLDRVLGGNDAQLARIIANLARLSGTFRLNVDRLERMVRNLPLTLRQLFASANGGHFLRSNALCINLAQGPCPFPMRLPRSPGAGRPSGPDLARLKAMLAGGGR
- a CDS encoding MCE family protein — protein: MSDETISARARLLFGLAGTGVIAAAAALVAVGAAPSHPGSTHYDATFGRAGQGLDPGRSDVKIRGIAVGAVDALRLGRDGRVTVRFRLDRGVRIPGTTVATIEPVSVFGPKDLALDLGEDEATGPFLRDGGHVARTRDPREPSDAAWPAYRLTRAIDPDDVATVLRVFAAGLSGQGPALRRTVDNGAVVVDATWRDRQAIRALLDDINGLSGTLADRGGTLTRLTADFNRLSAVITARPDQVGRLLDRSAELGERVGGTLRREGADLGRIIDGAGDAAAVLNGRRRDIPVLLDGLNGFFALLARIIRVSGPEGTLIAQVVSTLPLGLCEIFVDVCPSPPGGPR
- a CDS encoding ABC transporter permease encodes the protein MAASAPARMLGRALRGRAAGLTASTGLPVFLGRVLYHLLVDIIIRRRYGRTLARQVSDITVGVGALVIGGGMIFVIATMSLATGAMVGLQGYPGLERIGAEAFTGLVASYSNVREVTPIIAGVALVAQVGTGFTAEIGAMRISEEIDALEVMGVNSLAYLVCTRVAAGVVALVPLYLVSLFMAFFATRFITIRYFGLSPGVYDYYFHLYLPPIDVFYSVVKVAVFAFIVMFVHCYRGFYASGGPVGVGVAAGRAIRESTILMILMNLVLSYVFWGHGGTAGLTG
- a CDS encoding MlaE family ABC transporter permease; amino-acid sequence: MMPSLARAPGLARRRVERSLDETGLLCVTFLEGLRRTWDVRRWWGEFVGQCWFLVRVTGLPVMLIAVPLGATISLQVGDIARQLGAQSGTGALLVAAMVQQVAPLAAALLVSGVGGSAITSDMGARNIRDELAALEVMGINPVHRLVTPRLWAASTVSALLCPVVIMAGVLGGYYFNVIGQGVSPGAFFDGATALLRFPDLLITLFKAWVFGFIAAAVACHTGMTCGHGPVGVGRAVNRAVVVTSVVVFAVNYVLTMIYQVLVPPRS
- a CDS encoding MarR family winged helix-turn-helix transcriptional regulator; the protein is MHTQARHDTGADTAGSVDPLVTGIRDRWEGQGLPGGPWPFMAICSVGRLQQLLKKGLDAELERLGLGRTGYFLLTTLALTANGHARLSTLARILMMHPTTVKLTVDQLEAAGLVTRARHPRDRRATLVAITPGGRERAGAANEALEAPDGALAGLGGMYRALFEALQPARLAAGDVEL
- a CDS encoding lytic transglycosylase domain-containing protein, translated to MPPPRSASGSGDPPDPYGPHASRDPYGGGPPPVPRRRLRRVLTSNVTITIVAICGLAAALVLVDLNRMGGTNEPPKMAAEGLSANDMLAKLTGSDMDPIAADSIAAAKKRAYEQHVRELKALKEKAKRDAAARAKLKAEQERERLAKSNPSAGQNKAYGKKMNALKGWGRCWPSLLTLWNHESGWNERAVNPSSGAYGIPQALPGSKLASAGADWRTSSPTQIAWGLGYIKARYKDPCGAWSWWQAHNWY